The proteins below come from a single Crossiella sp. CA-258035 genomic window:
- a CDS encoding phosphotransferase has protein sequence MPALAEFLTPERIARRTAAAVDAAVAAGRERGLTVTGARVLHEVFSVVVHLAPAPVVARMPVVLPESATVHTLAQRQQAELDVTWWLDQQGVPVIPPSPLVAREPVARDGFSMTFWQFVEEDRSGEPDYAVNAESTARLHAALRDYPGPLSYLSAAEPDFITECLTLLEQGPSPISAADVARARREWAALEPLVRSRAAFEERFPGIDVQPIHGDSPPANIFAGVDGPRYADFELVTLGPVEWDLAALGPELEAAYNRGARREGLRELDAEVSRFVNGVGVLRAIAFLALAPQLPALVDYVLPSLEEWRAG, from the coding sequence GTGCCGGCCTTGGCTGAGTTCTTGACCCCGGAGCGGATCGCCCGTCGCACCGCCGCCGCGGTGGACGCCGCGGTCGCCGCGGGGCGCGAACGCGGGCTGACCGTCACCGGCGCCAGGGTGCTGCACGAGGTGTTCTCGGTGGTCGTGCACCTCGCACCCGCCCCGGTGGTGGCCCGGATGCCGGTGGTGCTGCCGGAGTCGGCCACCGTGCACACCCTGGCGCAGCGGCAGCAGGCCGAGCTGGACGTGACCTGGTGGCTGGACCAGCAAGGCGTCCCGGTGATCCCGCCGAGCCCGCTGGTGGCACGCGAACCCGTGGCGCGGGACGGGTTCTCCATGACGTTCTGGCAGTTCGTCGAGGAGGACCGGAGCGGCGAGCCCGACTACGCGGTCAACGCCGAGAGCACCGCGCGGCTGCACGCCGCGCTGCGGGACTACCCGGGCCCGTTGTCCTACCTGTCGGCGGCCGAACCGGACTTCATCACCGAGTGCCTGACCCTGCTCGAGCAGGGCCCCAGTCCGATCAGCGCGGCCGATGTGGCGCGGGCGCGCCGGGAGTGGGCGGCGCTGGAGCCGCTGGTGCGGTCGCGGGCGGCCTTCGAGGAGCGGTTCCCCGGCATCGACGTGCAGCCCATCCACGGCGACTCGCCACCGGCGAACATCTTCGCCGGGGTGGACGGGCCGCGCTACGCCGACTTCGAGCTGGTCACGCTGGGTCCGGTGGAGTGGGACCTGGCCGCGCTCGGCCCGGAGCTGGAAGCCGCCTACAACCGGGGCGCGCGCCGCGAAGGGCTGCGGGAGCTGGATGCGGAGGTCTCGAGGTTCGTCAACGGCGTGGGGGTGCTGCGGGCGATCGCCTTCCTCGCGCTCGCACCGCAGCTGCCCGCGCTGGTGGACTACGTGCTGCCCTCCCTGGAGGAGTGGCGGGCCGGTTAG
- a CDS encoding MFS transporter codes for MPVTPFHRLLGTTALSDSATGVVVVAGTLIAESATGSPLAVAAVSTAGSLPWLLFAVPAGVLVDATDRRRLLRLAQLGRGLVLLVAGLLLSAGLSPVPVLVVSVFLAVCLQLLADTAAEVTVPELVPPEKLTGANGAMSVATRLSQQALGPAVAGLAASLAIGLPALAAGIACLAAALLLRGIPLPSAPARRSGTGLRGGLAPVLRQPILLVLFAVSGTAMAAYAAFLIVFLGHARGPLGLSATGYGLLLGASGVGAAVGSLLSGRGERLCGRARLLRLTRVGWAVFFAAPLVLSGWALGVVMTVASVLGGMWQAVAMSVRQRTAPRAELGRVGGAFRMINYGSTPIGAALGGLLGVLAPPAAVFAGCAVLMLVTILPLRRWVSAERLAAAEERARAE; via the coding sequence ATGCCGGTGACCCCGTTCCACCGCCTGCTGGGCACCACCGCGCTGTCGGACTCCGCGACCGGGGTGGTGGTCGTGGCCGGCACGCTGATCGCGGAGTCGGCGACCGGTTCGCCGCTGGCGGTGGCCGCGGTGAGCACGGCGGGCAGCCTGCCGTGGCTGCTGTTCGCGGTGCCGGCCGGGGTGCTGGTGGATGCCACGGATCGGCGGCGACTGCTCCGATTGGCCCAACTGGGCCGCGGTCTGGTATTGCTAGTAGCCGGGTTGTTGCTCAGCGCCGGGCTCTCACCAGTGCCGGTGCTGGTGGTCTCGGTGTTCCTGGCCGTGTGCCTGCAACTGCTGGCCGACACCGCGGCCGAGGTGACCGTGCCGGAGCTGGTTCCTCCGGAGAAGCTGACCGGTGCCAACGGTGCGATGTCGGTGGCGACCCGGCTTTCGCAGCAGGCACTGGGGCCTGCGGTGGCCGGTCTGGCGGCGAGCCTGGCGATCGGGTTGCCCGCGCTGGCCGCCGGGATCGCCTGCCTGGCCGCGGCGCTGCTGCTGCGCGGGATTCCGCTGCCCTCGGCTCCGGCGCGGCGCAGCGGGACTGGCCTGCGTGGTGGGCTGGCTCCGGTGCTGCGGCAGCCGATCCTGTTGGTGCTCTTCGCGGTCAGCGGGACGGCGATGGCGGCCTACGCGGCGTTCCTGATCGTCTTCCTCGGCCACGCCCGTGGCCCGCTGGGGCTGAGCGCGACCGGCTATGGGTTGCTGCTCGGGGCGAGCGGGGTCGGCGCAGCCGTGGGGTCGCTGCTGTCCGGACGCGGTGAGCGGCTGTGCGGCCGGGCAAGGTTGCTGCGGCTGACCAGGGTCGGCTGGGCGGTGTTCTTCGCCGCGCCACTGGTCCTCTCCGGCTGGGCGCTGGGGGTGGTGATGACGGTGGCCAGCGTGCTCGGCGGCATGTGGCAGGCGGTGGCGATGTCGGTGCGGCAGCGCACCGCGCCCCGTGCGGAGCTGGGCCGGGTCGGCGGCGCGTTCCGGATGATCAACTACGGCAGCACGCCGATCGGCGCGGCGCTGGGCGGGCTGCTGGGTGTGCTGGCCCCGCCGGCCGCGGTGTTCGCCGGGTGCGCGGTGCTGATGCTGGTGACCATCCTGCCGTTGCGGCGGTGGGTCTCCGCGGAGCGCCTGGCGGCGGCCGAGGAACGCGCCCGCGCCGAATAA
- the nudC gene encoding NAD(+) diphosphatase, which translates to MAIAYNGLPLDRAGGHRGDPAWLAEVRARPGSTVLPLWRDRCLVAEGVPVALPAATDAPWAGAEPVFLALDGQDGRFTVDLSDVDEAEALRLGGAESTVDVRALFPSVPAAESTLLAYAKGLLHWHRNQRFCGTCGHATEVREGGHLRVCGATGCARLLFPRIEPAVIVLVTSPGEPRRCLLGRHRGAAEGAFSTLAGFVEIGESLEDAVRREVAEEAGVVVGPVSYLASQAWPFPAGLMVGFHATALDESIAVDEAELVEARWFTAQEIRARVAADPGAFKLDSIGHHLVTSWLNGNGAGLG; encoded by the coding sequence ATGGCCATCGCCTACAACGGACTACCACTGGACCGGGCGGGTGGGCATCGCGGTGACCCGGCGTGGCTGGCGGAGGTGCGCGCCCGGCCGGGTTCGACGGTGCTGCCGCTGTGGCGGGACCGCTGCCTGGTCGCCGAGGGTGTGCCGGTGGCGCTGCCCGCGGCCACCGATGCGCCGTGGGCCGGCGCCGAGCCGGTTTTCCTGGCGCTGGACGGGCAGGACGGCCGGTTCACCGTTGATCTGTCCGATGTGGACGAGGCCGAGGCGCTGCGCCTGGGCGGCGCGGAGTCCACTGTGGACGTCCGCGCGCTGTTCCCCTCGGTCCCGGCGGCGGAGTCCACGCTGCTGGCCTATGCCAAGGGTCTGCTGCACTGGCACCGCAACCAGCGCTTCTGCGGCACCTGCGGACACGCCACCGAGGTCCGCGAGGGCGGGCACCTGCGGGTGTGCGGCGCTACCGGGTGCGCGCGGCTGCTGTTCCCCCGGATCGAACCGGCGGTGATCGTGCTGGTCACCTCCCCCGGCGAGCCTCGGCGCTGCCTGCTCGGGCGGCACCGCGGTGCCGCCGAGGGCGCGTTCTCCACGTTGGCCGGGTTCGTCGAGATCGGCGAGAGCCTGGAGGACGCGGTGCGCCGGGAGGTCGCTGAGGAGGCCGGGGTGGTGGTGGGGCCGGTGTCCTACCTGGCCTCGCAGGCCTGGCCGTTCCCGGCGGGGCTGATGGTGGGGTTCCACGCCACCGCCCTGGATGAGTCGATCGCGGTGGACGAGGCGGAGCTGGTGGAGGCGCGCTGGTTCACCGCGCAGGAGATCCGGGCGCGGGTGGCCGCGGATCCGGGGGCCTTCAAGCTGGACTCGATCGGGCACCACCTGGTGACGTCCTGGCTGAACGGAAATGGTGCCGGCCTTGGCTGA
- a CDS encoding MerR family transcriptional regulator — protein sequence MSYSVGQVSRFAGVTVRTLHHYDEIGLLSPSGRTLAGYRRYEQEDLDRLQQILFYRELGFPLEEISTLLDDPTVDPREHLRRQHALLSDRIERLQQMVKAVEHTMEARAMGNALTPEEQFEVFGNWRPEPGYAERAEARWGHTQEWQEGMPKAANMTKQEWIADQERVATWVSDLEQLLESGASPDSPAALALAERHRDMLKKFFDCSYPVQVSIAESYVTEPEQFAFLIRPERQRPGMAEFIRDAVKANAAKAG from the coding sequence GTGAGCTACTCGGTCGGCCAGGTCTCCCGGTTCGCCGGCGTCACGGTGCGCACGCTGCACCACTACGACGAGATCGGCTTGCTCAGCCCGAGCGGCCGAACGCTGGCCGGCTACCGCCGCTACGAGCAGGAGGACCTGGACCGGCTCCAGCAGATCCTGTTCTACCGCGAGCTCGGCTTCCCCCTCGAGGAGATCTCGACCCTGCTGGACGACCCGACCGTGGACCCGCGCGAACACCTGCGCCGTCAGCACGCCCTGCTGAGCGACCGGATCGAACGCCTCCAGCAGATGGTCAAGGCCGTCGAACACACGATGGAGGCACGAGCCATGGGCAACGCACTGACCCCGGAAGAGCAGTTCGAGGTCTTCGGCAACTGGCGACCCGAACCCGGCTACGCCGAGCGCGCCGAGGCCCGCTGGGGCCACACCCAGGAGTGGCAGGAGGGCATGCCCAAAGCCGCGAACATGACCAAGCAGGAGTGGATCGCCGACCAGGAGCGGGTGGCCACCTGGGTCAGCGACCTGGAGCAGCTGCTGGAGTCCGGCGCCAGCCCGGACAGCCCCGCCGCGCTGGCCCTGGCCGAGCGGCACCGGGACATGCTGAAGAAGTTCTTCGACTGCTCCTACCCGGTGCAGGTCAGCATCGCCGAAAGCTACGTCACCGAGCCCGAGCAGTTCGCCTTCCTGATCCGCCCGGAACGGCAGCGGCCCGGCATGGCCGAGTTCATCCGCGACGCGGTCAAGGCCAACGCCGCCAAGGCGGGCTAA
- a CDS encoding DUF1996 domain-containing protein, whose protein sequence is MALHRLPSRRAAFLAAFITMTLLAGVVAVITSSVQPGSALADGQGPEDQYVDIRTVRPNVRTPRGENDATRGTFTVDCGRNENGHFNPDNFIAQPGVRNGAEHLHDYVGNLSTDADSTNESLKRAGTTCKNGDKSTYFWPVVRIDRGDDVQNPKGQRGGTGGPQVKKDVVSCPDVASKLPDVPDETQPEVEKRLDELDAQLEEAIERLRGVDPANEEQVRKEVIEPLTQLRAVVIEVIRQVVSQSGQQPETAGLERCEVKQDNAEVFESPKASLLDADGNNELPGNAGEIQRPEVVDLSFRGSPTGKVTAMPRFLRILYGDAKVSTNGTKNARASWTCTGFENRLINKYPICPQGSKVKRVHDFPSCWDGRNIDSQNHRDHIQFPDANSGRCPRGTRAVPQLRISLTYNIPLDIQQQRRYAVDSFPEEAHNPFSDHDDFANVMSQSIMNRVVNCINKNKRCRE, encoded by the coding sequence ATGGCCTTGCACAGACTCCCGTCCCGACGGGCCGCTTTCCTCGCCGCGTTCATCACGATGACGCTGCTCGCCGGGGTGGTCGCGGTGATCACCTCCTCGGTGCAGCCGGGCTCGGCGCTGGCTGACGGACAGGGGCCGGAAGACCAGTACGTCGACATCCGAACGGTCAGACCGAACGTCCGCACGCCGAGAGGAGAGAACGACGCGACCAGGGGCACGTTCACCGTGGATTGCGGCCGCAACGAGAACGGCCACTTCAATCCGGACAACTTCATCGCCCAGCCCGGTGTGCGCAATGGCGCCGAGCACCTGCACGACTATGTCGGAAACCTGTCCACCGATGCCGACTCCACGAATGAGAGCTTGAAACGCGCGGGCACGACCTGCAAGAACGGCGACAAGTCGACCTACTTCTGGCCGGTGGTGCGCATCGACCGCGGCGATGACGTGCAGAACCCCAAGGGTCAGCGCGGTGGCACCGGCGGCCCGCAGGTCAAGAAGGACGTGGTGAGCTGCCCCGATGTGGCCAGCAAGCTGCCCGACGTGCCGGATGAGACCCAGCCGGAGGTCGAGAAGCGCCTTGACGAGCTCGACGCGCAGCTCGAGGAGGCCATCGAGCGGCTGCGCGGGGTGGACCCGGCCAATGAGGAACAGGTGCGGAAGGAGGTGATCGAGCCGCTGACCCAGCTGCGCGCGGTGGTCATCGAGGTCATCCGGCAGGTGGTCTCGCAAAGCGGTCAGCAGCCGGAGACGGCCGGGCTGGAGCGGTGTGAGGTCAAGCAGGACAACGCCGAGGTCTTCGAGTCGCCCAAGGCGAGCCTGCTGGACGCTGACGGCAACAACGAGCTGCCCGGCAACGCCGGGGAGATCCAGCGGCCGGAGGTGGTGGACCTGAGCTTCCGCGGCAGCCCCACCGGCAAGGTCACCGCGATGCCGCGCTTCCTGCGCATCCTCTACGGCGATGCCAAGGTCTCCACCAACGGCACCAAGAACGCCCGCGCCTCCTGGACCTGCACCGGCTTCGAGAACCGGTTGATCAACAAGTATCCGATCTGTCCGCAGGGCAGCAAGGTCAAGCGGGTGCACGACTTCCCGAGCTGCTGGGACGGCCGCAACATCGACAGCCAGAACCACCGCGACCACATCCAGTTCCCGGACGCGAACTCCGGGCGCTGCCCGCGGGGCACGCGGGCGGTGCCGCAGCTGCGGATCTCCTTGACCTACAACATTCCGCTGGACATCCAGCAGCAGCGCCGGTACGCGGTGGACTCCTTCCCGGAGGAGGCGCACAACCCCTTCTCCGACCACGACGACTTCGCCAACGTCATGTCGCAGTCGATCATGAACCGGGTGGTCAACTGCATCAACAAGAACAAGCGCTGCCGGGAGTGA